From Demequina capsici:
CGCGTCGATGAGGGTCTGCGCCGATCCGACGACGGACGTGTCGACCGCCTGCTTGAGCGCGGCGTCCAGGTCGGTGGTGAAGTCCATCGCCTCGGTGGACGACTGCGCGGCCACGCTCCACCCGAGACCGGCGTAGAGGACGTAGCTGGCGCGCTGCCAGTCGAGCACCGCCTGACGCTCGGCCTCGTCGTCGGTGAGCCAGAAGTTCCTGAGCGCCACGACCTTGGGCTTGACCCCGCCGGGCCGTCCGGCCTGCTCCCAGCCTTCGCGATGCGCCTGCGCCAGCTCGGTCACGAGCGACAGCGGGTTCGCGCCTGACAGCATGATGGGCCTTCCCGCCGCTCCAGCGCGGGCCACCGCCTTGGGTGTGGCGGACCCGACCCAGAGCGTCGTCCCCGCGGGGACGGCGGTCTGCTCGAGCGCCTCGAGTCCCGCACGCTGACGCCCCAGGCGCTGCTTGCGGGCCACGCCCTTGCCGTCGAACTCGACGTCGCGGTAGCCCAGGCCCACGCCCAGGTCCAGCCGGCCGTCGGAGCCGGCGGCGATGTCGGCCGCCATGCGCGCGAGGCGCTGCGGTTCCTGGAGCGGGAGCAGCAGCATGCCCGTGCCGACCCTCAAGGTCTGCGTCACCGACAGCGCGGCCTGCGCGGCGGGCAGCAGTGCAGGGCAGTAGCCGTCGTAGAAGAAGTGGTGCTCGGAGAGCCACATGCTCTCGAAGCCCAGGCTCTCCAGCAGACGGGCCTCGTCGAGCAGCTCGCGGTACGCGGTGGCCGGGTGACGAGGCGTTGAGGCGGTGGCTTGCAGGCAGTACAGCCCGACTCCGATATCCATGCTTCCTCCGAGGGTGGGACGTTCGACAGCACCATAGCCAATCGATGTTTCAAGTGTCAGTCGATTACGTCCTTCTAGTTAACGTACGCGCAACATCTGTGATGTTTGATGTGCGTATGACAAGCACTTCGATCGACGGTACAGCATTTGTCACGGGCGGCGGCAGCGGCCTGGGCCGTGCGGTGTGCCTGCGGCTCGCCGCCCGCGGCGACCGCGTCGTCGTCGCTGACAGAGACGCGCTCGCCGCCGCAGAGACCGTGGAGATGATCGCTCAGGCGGGAGCCAGCGCCCGCGCGGTGGCGCTCGACGTGACCGACGCTGAGGCCGTCGCGGACGCCGTCCGCAAGGCCGACGAGGCCGCGCCCCTGCAGACCGTCGTCACCTGCGCGGGCGTCGCGCGCCCCAGCGCCCTGCTGTCGTCCTCAGCCTCCGAGCTGGACCTCGCGCTCGACGTCAACGTGAAGGGGACGTACCACGTGATCCGCGCCGCGGCCCAGCTCATGGTGCCCCGCGGCGCCGGGGCGATCGTCACCGTCGGCTCCACGTCCTCGTACACCGCATCGAGCACGCCGATGTTCGCCTACGACACCTCGAAGGCGGCGGTCCGCATGCTGACCGCGGCGCTCGGGCGCGAGCTCGCTCCGACCGGCGTGAGGGTCAACGGCGTCGCGCCGGGAACGATGGACACGCCGCTCATGCGCGGACTCGGAGCGGATGAGGCGTCGCTGAGCGAGATGGCCGCCGCGCGCATCCCGGCCGGACGGCTCGGCAGGCCCGAGGAGGTGGCCGACGCGGTCGCATTCCTGAGCGGGCCCGAATCGTCGTACATGTGCGGACAGATGATCGTGGTGGACGGAGGATGGCTCTCATGACGGTGACCGTGATCACGGGAGGCGGCGCCGGCATCGGCGCATCCGTCGCGCGACGACTCGCGGCGCGAGGTGACTCGCTGGTGATCGCCGACCGCGATCCGAGCGCCGCGAACGCCGTGGCGGACGAGGTCGGCGGCGTCGCGGTCGCGGTCGACGTGGCCGTGCCCGGATCCGGTCGGATCGTGGTCGACGCAGCGCTCCAGACCTACGGGCGCCTGGACGCCGTCGTCGCATGCGCGGGCATCGAGAGAGGTGCCCCTGCGGCCCAG
This genomic window contains:
- a CDS encoding LLM class flavin-dependent oxidoreductase; translated protein: MDIGVGLYCLQATASTPRHPATAYRELLDEARLLESLGFESMWLSEHHFFYDGYCPALLPAAQAALSVTQTLRVGTGMLLLPLQEPQRLARMAADIAAGSDGRLDLGVGLGYRDVEFDGKGVARKQRLGRQRAGLEALEQTAVPAGTTLWVGSATPKAVARAGAAGRPIMLSGANPLSLVTELAQAHREGWEQAGRPGGVKPKVVALRNFWLTDDEAERQAVLDWQRASYVLYAGLGWSVAAQSSTEAMDFTTDLDAALKQAVDTSVVGSAQTLIDALTEVSEAGVDGVVLRCIIEGAPKERVDHMLTRFAHEVLPAVRDLEVAV
- a CDS encoding SDR family NAD(P)-dependent oxidoreductase; translation: MTSTSIDGTAFVTGGGSGLGRAVCLRLAARGDRVVVADRDALAAAETVEMIAQAGASARAVALDVTDAEAVADAVRKADEAAPLQTVVTCAGVARPSALLSSSASELDLALDVNVKGTYHVIRAAAQLMVPRGAGAIVTVGSTSSYTASSTPMFAYDTSKAAVRMLTAALGRELAPTGVRVNGVAPGTMDTPLMRGLGADEASLSEMAAARIPAGRLGRPEEVADAVAFLSGPESSYMCGQMIVVDGGWLS